The following are encoded in a window of Cryobacterium sp. CG_9.6 genomic DNA:
- a CDS encoding response regulator transcription factor codes for MGEARGRLLVVEDDEEMGRLLVRGLSEDGYEVDWARNGVDALIVAGEQDFAATILDVMLPGMSGFEVCRRLRVAQPLLPILLLTARDAVDDRVRGLDAGADDYLIKPFAFTELHARLRAIRRREQLVPAQVLRVGALRIDSHDHEVTSDDRAISLSPKEFAVLRLLAENVNATVSRETILTEIWGSSDYTDANVVDQYVSYLRRKMSPEHDGVTIMTERGIGFRLQLPE; via the coding sequence CGAGGCACGCGGCCGACTGTTGGTAGTGGAAGACGACGAGGAGATGGGGCGCCTGCTGGTGCGCGGCCTCAGCGAAGACGGCTACGAGGTGGACTGGGCACGGAACGGCGTGGACGCGCTGATTGTGGCCGGGGAACAGGACTTTGCCGCCACCATTCTGGACGTGATGCTGCCCGGCATGTCGGGGTTCGAGGTGTGCCGACGGCTGCGCGTGGCGCAGCCGCTGCTGCCGATTCTGCTGCTCACTGCGCGGGACGCCGTGGACGACCGGGTGCGCGGCCTCGACGCCGGCGCCGACGACTACCTGATTAAACCGTTTGCGTTCACGGAGCTGCATGCACGCCTGCGGGCGATTCGGCGGCGCGAACAGCTGGTGCCGGCGCAGGTGCTGCGCGTGGGGGCGCTCCGCATTGACAGCCACGATCACGAGGTGACGAGTGACGACCGGGCCATCTCACTCAGCCCCAAAGAATTTGCGGTGCTGCGCCTGCTGGCCGAAAACGTGAACGCCACGGTGAGCCGGGAAACGATTCTCACCGAAATCTGGGGATCCAGCGACTACACCGACGCCAACGTGGTGGACCAGTATGTGAGCTACCTGCGGCGCAAAATGAGTCCGGAGCACGACGGCGTGACGATTATGACCGAGCGCGGCATCGGCTTTCGACTGCAGCTGCCGGAGTGA